One part of the Raphanus sativus cultivar WK10039 chromosome 7, ASM80110v3, whole genome shotgun sequence genome encodes these proteins:
- the LOC108815671 gene encoding uncharacterized protein LOC108815671 gives MGKAKKTAQQAESSKAEKHAEPEGSRRSLSDGEPESPPPRNDLPVSDMLPEVTEELDSFNTANEKAPSEESGERTPGLGEEPSAKVPEADPQPQKESSSDVIPDAPVTDKSPEEKDESALPLVVDEAEKGLSEAESESAKKIDEEPRDDIVTLGSDSEEASKKEGRKKRVLKRLGLRSSKQRKTGESSTPTQSQFLTPEDAAKSPYLAKEAGASPQLRSKKSGDKSAEAMPSPLKKRYDQFLKRKVLTERTVDMKEADQWGYLAVIKKGSKESAVSSLAVYVEQVVAEFYAGLPSTKAEADVEEVVVSVRGQAYKFSPALINNALDWEPLTKEEEEEEAAMDDVSVTELASFITGDTRTEWEGLTTADLTLCYGALMIIAAYNWIPSTHKTYVSLERARLIYKMAHGVRVDLGKMMFRQILHLGVTQVSDARWLIFPRLIMRLLQS, from the coding sequence ATgggaaaagcaaagaaaacaGCTCAACAAGCCGAATCATCCAAGGCAGAGAAGCATGCAGAGCCTGAAGGAAGTCGAAGGTCACTCTCTGATGGCGAACCTGAATCGCCTCCGCCGAGAAACGATCTGCCGGTGTCCGATATGCTTCCTGAGGTCACTGAGGAACTTGACTCGTTCAATACGGCGAATGAGAAAGCTCCTTCAGAGGAGAGCGGTGAAAGAACTCCGGGTCTTGGAGAAGAGCCATCTGCGAAAGTTCCTGAAGCAGATCCGCAACCGCAGAAGGAATCCTCCAGTGATGTCATTCCAGATGCTCCGGTCACTGATAAATCGCCGGAAGAGAAGGATGAGTCTGCTCTACCTCTGGTGGTCGATGAAGCTGAGAAAGGTCTGAGTGAAGCCGAGTCTGAATCAGCCAAGAAGATTGATGAGGAACCCAGAGATGATATTGTGACATTGGGTTCTGATTCAGAGGAAGCTTcaaagaaggaaggaaggaagaaaCGAGTGTTGAAGCGGCTAGGGTTGCGTTCCTCGAAACAGAGAAAGACAGGGGAATCTAGTACACCAACCCAATCTCAATTCCTTACACCAGAAGATGCGGCCAAGTCTCCATATTTGGCTAAGGAAGCAGGAGCCTCACCTCAGTTGAGATCAAAGAAGTCTGGTGACAAGAGCGCTGAAGCAATGCCGAGTCCTCTCAAGAAAAGGTATGATCAGTTCTTAAAGCGTAAGGTACTTACTGAGCGTACGGTAGATATGAAGGAAGCTGATCAGTGGGGATACTTGGCGGTTATTAAGAAGGGTTCAAAGGAATCAGCTGTCTCAAGTCTTGCTGTTTATGTTGAGCAAGTTGTAGCTGAATTCTATGCGGGTTTGCCTAGTACTAAGGCCGAAGCAGATGTTGAAGAAGTGGTTGTCTCAGTGAGAGGACAAGCGTACAAGTTCTCACCTGCTCTCATCAACAATGCCTTAGACTGGGAACCACTCACtaaggaagaagaggaggaagaggcaGCTATGGATGATGTCTCGGTAACTGAATTAGCATCGTTCATCACCGGAGATACGAGGACAGAATGGGAAGGTCTCACTACAGCAGATCTTACTCTGTGCTATGGTGCCTTGATGATCATAGCTGCGTACAACTGGATCCCCTCTACTCACAAGACGTATGTCTCACTTGAGAGGGCAAGGCTGATCTACAAGATGGCTCATGGAGTCCGTGTTGATTTGGGAAAGATGATGTTCAGACAGATTCTTCATCTTGGAGTGACTCAGGTCAGTGATGCACGATGGTTGATTTTCCCTCGCTTGATCATGAGACTTCTTCAAAGCTAG
- the LOC108817689 gene encoding uncharacterized protein LOC108817689 isoform X2, with protein MRALTWTGLSPPPPAMVARMTMTPKIVALRRMTPRKDRVCARATAVSSGGVVEAVELAEIGEKSKQWKWKGEYSINYFLESSPEEVTPASQTVLLVHGFGASIPHWRRNINALSKHHTVYAIDLLGFGASEKPPGFSYTMESWAELILNFLEEVVQKPTVLIGNSVGSLACVIAASESQRDLVKGLVLLNCAGGMNNKAVFDDWRIKLLMPLLLLIDFLLKQRGIASALFNRVKDRENLKNILTNVYGNKDNVDDTLVEIIAGPANSEGALDAFVSILTGPPGPNPITLIPGITKPVLVLWGDQDGLTPLDGPVGKYFTSLPDQLPNFNLYVLEGVGHCPQDDRPDLVHERLLPWLAQLSST; from the exons ATGAGAGCTCTGACATGGACAGGATTATCTCCGCCGCCGCCGGCTATGGTGGCGCGAATGACGATGACTCCGAAGATAGTCGCCTTACGACGGATGACCCCCCGAAAAGATCGTGTCTGTGCTAGAGCCACGGCGGTTTCAAGCGGAGGAGTAGTGGAAGCGGTGGAATTGGCTGAGATAGGAGAGAAGAGTAAGCAATGGAAGTGGAAGGGAGAATACTCAATCAATTACTTTCTCGAGAGTTCGCCGGAGGAAGTAACTCCGGCGAGTCAGACTGTTCTCTTAGTTCACGGCTTTGGCGCCTCTATTCCTCACTGGCGAAG GAATATAAATGCTCTGTCCAAACACCATACAGTGTATGCCATTGATCTTCTTGGGTTTGGTGCTTCCGAGAAGCCACCTGGTTTTAGCTACACCATGGAGTCATGGGCTGAG TTGATACTAAACTTCTTGGAGGAAGTGGTTCAGAAACCGACAGTTTTGATTGGAAACTCTGTTGGAAGCCTTGCTTGCGTTATAGCTGCTTCAG AATCGCAGAGAGATCTGGTTAAAGGTCTTGTTCTGTTGAATTGTGCTGGTGGTATGAACAACAAAGCTGTGTTTGACGACTGGAGAATCAAGCTGCTGATGCCATTGCTTTTGCTTATCGACTTCTTACTCAAGCAAAGAGGAATTGCTTCTGCACTTTTTAACCGTGTTAAAGACAG GGAGAATCTCAAGAACATCTTGACAAATGTATATGGCAACAAAGACAATGTAGATGATACCCTTGTAGAG ATTATCGCTGGACCAGCAAACAGCGAAGGTGCGCTAGATGCATTTGTTTCGATATTAACGGGTCCACCTGGACCAAACCCGATTACGCTGATTCCTGGAATAACAAAACCGGTTCTTGTCTTATGGGGAGACCAGGATGGATTAACTCCACTTGACGGTCCTGTAGGTAAGTACTTCACGTCCCTTCCGGATCAGTTACCTAACTTCAACCTCTATGTTCTAGAAGGTGTTGGACATTGCCCACAAGATGATCGTCCGGATCTTGTCCATGAGCGTCTCCTTCCATGGCTGGCACAGCTTTCTTCCACATAG
- the LOC108817692 gene encoding 14-3-3-like protein GF14 psi: MPGHVSGRAISHLQNPTLVNKPLDILTASKAVLFHFRINIRFSFSLGIPNFKPPLRSLDEEQRIQKMTSSSREENVYMAKLAEQAERYEEMVEFMEKVAKSVDNEELTVEERNLLSVAYKNVIGARRASWRIISSIEQKEESKGNEDHVATIKDYRGKIEAELSKICDGILNVLEAHLIPSASPPESKVFYLKMKGDYHRYLAEFKAGDERKDAAESTLVAYKSAQDIATAELAPTHPIRLGLALNFSVFYYEILNSPDRACSLAKQAFDEAIAELDTLGEESYKDSTLIMQLLRDNLTLWTSDMTDEAGDEIKETSKPEGAAE; encoded by the exons ATGCCGGGACACGTGTCCGGTCGAGCCATTAGTCACCTTCAAAATCCGACACTTGTCAACAAACCATTGGACATTTTAACTGCCTCGAAAGCAGTGTTATTCCATTTTCGCATTAATATCAGATTCAGTTTCTCTCTCGGTATTCCAAATTTCAAACCACCACTCAGATCTTTAGACGAAGAACAAAGG ATTCAAAAGATGACATCATCATCACGGGAAGAGAATGTGTACATGGCGAAACTAGCGGAGCAGGCGGAGCGTTACGAAGAAATGGTGGAGTTCATGGAGAAAGTAGCCAAATCCGTCGACAACGAAGAACTCACCGTCGAAGAGAGGAACCTTCTCTCGGTCGCTTACAAGAACGTGATTGGAGCCAGGAGGGCGTCGTGGAGGATCATCTCTTCCATCGAGCAGAAGGAAGAGAGCAAAGGGAACGAGGATCACGTCGCTACCATCAAGGACTACAGGGGGAAGATCGAAGCCGAGCTTAGCAAAATCTGCGACGGGATTTTGAATGTCCTCGAAGCTCATCTCATCCCGTCTGCTTCGCCTCCTGAGTCTAAAGTGTTTTACCTCAAGATGAAGGGAGATTATCACAGGTACCTTGCTGAGTTCAAGGCTGGCGACGAGAGGAAAGATGCTGCTGAAAGCACTTTGGTTGCTTACAAGTCTGCTCAGGACATTGCCACTGCTGAGTTGGCTCCCACTCACCCCATCAGGCTTGGTCTTGCACTCAACTTCTCTGTGTTTTACTATGAGATCCTTAACTCCCCTGACCGTGCCTGCAGCCTCGCCAagcag GCTTTTGATGAAGCAATTGCTGAGTTGGATACGTTGGGTGAGGAATCATACAAGGACAGTACGCTGATCATGCAGCTTCTCAGGGACAATCTCACTCTCTGGACCTCAGACATGACA GACGAAGCAGGAGATGAGATAAAGGAGACATCAAAGCCAGAAGGTGCAGCAGAGTAA
- the LOC108817689 gene encoding uncharacterized protein LOC108817689 isoform X1 — protein sequence MRALTWTGLSPPPPAMVARMTMTPKIVALRRMTPRKDRVCARATAVSSGGVVEAVELAEIGEKSKQWKWKGEYSINYFLESSPEEVTPASQTVLLVHGFGASIPHWRRNINALSKHHTVYAIDLLGFGASEKPPGFSYTMESWAELILNFLEEVVQKPTVLIGNSVGSLACVIAASEESQRDLVKGLVLLNCAGGMNNKAVFDDWRIKLLMPLLLLIDFLLKQRGIASALFNRVKDRENLKNILTNVYGNKDNVDDTLVEIIAGPANSEGALDAFVSILTGPPGPNPITLIPGITKPVLVLWGDQDGLTPLDGPVGKYFTSLPDQLPNFNLYVLEGVGHCPQDDRPDLVHERLLPWLAQLSST from the exons ATGAGAGCTCTGACATGGACAGGATTATCTCCGCCGCCGCCGGCTATGGTGGCGCGAATGACGATGACTCCGAAGATAGTCGCCTTACGACGGATGACCCCCCGAAAAGATCGTGTCTGTGCTAGAGCCACGGCGGTTTCAAGCGGAGGAGTAGTGGAAGCGGTGGAATTGGCTGAGATAGGAGAGAAGAGTAAGCAATGGAAGTGGAAGGGAGAATACTCAATCAATTACTTTCTCGAGAGTTCGCCGGAGGAAGTAACTCCGGCGAGTCAGACTGTTCTCTTAGTTCACGGCTTTGGCGCCTCTATTCCTCACTGGCGAAG GAATATAAATGCTCTGTCCAAACACCATACAGTGTATGCCATTGATCTTCTTGGGTTTGGTGCTTCCGAGAAGCCACCTGGTTTTAGCTACACCATGGAGTCATGGGCTGAG TTGATACTAAACTTCTTGGAGGAAGTGGTTCAGAAACCGACAGTTTTGATTGGAAACTCTGTTGGAAGCCTTGCTTGCGTTATAGCTGCTTCAG AAGAATCGCAGAGAGATCTGGTTAAAGGTCTTGTTCTGTTGAATTGTGCTGGTGGTATGAACAACAAAGCTGTGTTTGACGACTGGAGAATCAAGCTGCTGATGCCATTGCTTTTGCTTATCGACTTCTTACTCAAGCAAAGAGGAATTGCTTCTGCACTTTTTAACCGTGTTAAAGACAG GGAGAATCTCAAGAACATCTTGACAAATGTATATGGCAACAAAGACAATGTAGATGATACCCTTGTAGAG ATTATCGCTGGACCAGCAAACAGCGAAGGTGCGCTAGATGCATTTGTTTCGATATTAACGGGTCCACCTGGACCAAACCCGATTACGCTGATTCCTGGAATAACAAAACCGGTTCTTGTCTTATGGGGAGACCAGGATGGATTAACTCCACTTGACGGTCCTGTAGGTAAGTACTTCACGTCCCTTCCGGATCAGTTACCTAACTTCAACCTCTATGTTCTAGAAGGTGTTGGACATTGCCCACAAGATGATCGTCCGGATCTTGTCCATGAGCGTCTCCTTCCATGGCTGGCACAGCTTTCTTCCACATAG